One part of the Olleya sp. YS genome encodes these proteins:
- a CDS encoding GNAT family N-acetyltransferase, with protein MLNIIVKTFQEFTTQELYDLLQLRSEVFVVEQNCVYQDIDNKDQNALHVIGFKDNKVVAYTRLFKPGDYFELASIGRVVVAKNERHHKYGYDIMKASIDAIKTYYNETKIKISAQCYLKSFYNNLGFFEVGEQYLEDGIPHVAMIKN; from the coding sequence ATGCTAAATATTATAGTAAAAACCTTTCAAGAATTTACAACACAAGAGTTGTACGACCTACTTCAACTACGTAGTGAAGTATTTGTAGTCGAGCAAAATTGTGTCTATCAAGATATTGATAATAAAGATCAAAACGCATTACACGTAATTGGTTTTAAAGACAACAAAGTTGTGGCTTACACACGACTTTTTAAACCAGGTGATTATTTTGAATTAGCAAGTATTGGTCGAGTAGTGGTTGCAAAAAATGAAAGACACCACAAATATGGTTATGATATTATGAAAGCGTCTATTGACGCTATAAAAACATATTATAACGAAACTAAAATTAAAATTTCAGCACAATGTTACCTGAAAAGCTTCTATAATAATTTAGGTTTTTTTGAAGTAGGAGAGCAGTATCTTGAAGACGGAATCCCTCATGTGGCGATGATTAAAAATTAA
- the rpiB gene encoding ribose 5-phosphate isomerase B encodes MKIAIGNDHAGTDYKFAIVKHLEAKGITVTNYGTNENSSVDYPDFVHPVATDVENKAVDYGILICGSANGVAMTANKHQKVRAGVCWTKEITELTRQHNNANIICIPARYTAVQQAIAMVDVFLETTFEGGRHQNRVDKIPLSC; translated from the coding sequence ATGAAAATAGCAATAGGAAACGATCACGCAGGTACAGACTATAAATTTGCAATCGTTAAACATTTAGAAGCCAAAGGAATTACTGTTACTAACTACGGAACAAACGAAAACAGTAGTGTAGATTACCCAGATTTTGTACATCCAGTAGCTACAGATGTAGAAAACAAAGCTGTAGATTACGGAATCTTAATATGTGGTAGCGCTAATGGTGTTGCTATGACAGCAAATAAACATCAAAAAGTAAGAGCTGGTGTATGTTGGACTAAAGAGATTACCGAATTAACCAGACAACATAATAACGCTAATATTATTTGTATACCAGCACGTTATACAGCTGTACAACAAGCAATAGCAATGGTTGATGTGTTTTTAGAGACTACTTTCGAAGGAGGACGTCATCAAAATCGTGTGGATAAAATACCTTTAAGCTGTTAG
- a CDS encoding OmpA family protein: MKHLLLFILLSTSMVFSQNELTHDVYFNTDEYDVPLTEENRILLFISSLDTIPIQKISIYGFCDDRGSNDYNLELSQNRANTIKELFSGYGIDESLITNVNGKGEILLKVLNEEEVHKIRGLNRKVEIIVTPKTEEKKPEKKPVEVTEIKKDEPKEKKKVTTEDIAKGTIKKGDKIILDKIYFKTSYSYVTPESKKTLENLAKLLVDKKNIYFTIQGHVCCTQMSRDAIDKKTKKRNLSVARAKYIYDYLAKKGVDKKRMKYVGMRRKFPLGGDPKFDRRVEILVTYVGKED, translated from the coding sequence ATGAAACATCTATTACTTTTCATATTACTTAGTACATCTATGGTTTTTTCGCAAAACGAATTAACTCATGATGTATATTTTAACACAGACGAATATGACGTCCCTTTAACAGAGGAAAACAGAATTCTATTGTTTATTTCTAGCTTAGATACCATTCCTATTCAAAAAATATCTATTTATGGATTTTGTGACGATCGTGGTTCTAACGACTATAATTTAGAGTTATCTCAGAATAGAGCTAACACTATTAAAGAGTTATTTTCTGGTTACGGAATTGATGAAAGTTTAATTACCAACGTCAATGGTAAAGGTGAAATATTATTAAAGGTATTAAACGAAGAAGAAGTCCATAAAATAAGAGGATTAAACCGTAAAGTAGAAATTATAGTTACCCCTAAAACAGAAGAAAAAAAACCAGAGAAAAAACCGGTTGAGGTTACTGAAATAAAAAAAGACGAACCTAAAGAGAAGAAAAAAGTTACCACTGAAGACATTGCTAAAGGCACTATAAAAAAAGGGGATAAAATTATTTTAGATAAAATATATTTTAAAACCAGTTATAGTTATGTTACTCCAGAGTCTAAAAAAACATTAGAAAATTTAGCAAAGTTATTAGTAGACAAAAAGAATATTTATTTTACCATTCAAGGTCATGTGTGTTGTACACAAATGAGTCGCGATGCAATTGATAAAAAGACAAAAAAACGAAACTTATCTGTTGCACGAGCTAAATATATTTATGATTATTTAGCTAAAAAAGGTGTGGATAAAAAACGTATGAAATATGTTGGTATGCGTCGTAAATTCCCACTTGGTGGAGACCCAAAATTTGATAGACGTGTCGAGATTTTAGTGACTTATGTTGGTAAAGAAGATTAA
- a CDS encoding cation diffusion facilitator family transporter gives MGHSHSHNHSHDHGDLKGRNLLISIFLNILITVAQVIGGILSGSLALLSDALHNFSDVLSLIVSYVADRLSKRKASLNKTFGYKRAEILAAFINAATLIIVAVLLIIEAIERFQNPQDIESNLVIWLSLIAILGNGFSVLLLKKDSKSNMNMRSAYLHLLTDMMASVAVFIGGLLMKYYQIYWVDSALTLAIALYLIYMGFDLLKASTKVLMLFTPDEIPVDEIVKEINAFAEIKNVHHIHVWQLNEDEIHFEAHIDFENDITLSEFDSILHKVEDLLYDKFEINHVNIQPEYDKDDAKDVIVQD, from the coding sequence ATGGGTCATTCGCACTCACATAACCACTCTCATGATCATGGAGATTTAAAAGGTCGTAATCTTTTAATTTCTATCTTTTTAAATATACTTATTACTGTTGCTCAAGTAATAGGTGGAATACTTTCTGGTAGTTTAGCCTTATTAAGTGATGCTTTACATAATTTTAGTGATGTCTTATCTTTAATAGTAAGTTATGTTGCAGACAGATTATCTAAACGAAAAGCTTCTTTAAATAAAACCTTTGGCTATAAACGTGCCGAAATACTTGCAGCTTTTATCAATGCAGCAACTTTAATAATTGTTGCAGTATTATTAATTATTGAAGCTATAGAGCGTTTTCAAAACCCACAAGATATTGAGAGTAATTTAGTAATCTGGTTATCTTTAATCGCTATTTTAGGTAATGGCTTTAGTGTGTTACTTCTTAAAAAAGACAGCAAATCTAACATGAATATGCGCAGCGCTTACCTACACTTATTAACAGATATGATGGCAAGCGTTGCAGTATTTATAGGTGGATTACTAATGAAGTACTACCAAATTTATTGGGTAGATAGTGCCTTAACTTTAGCAATAGCATTATACTTAATTTATATGGGCTTTGATTTGTTAAAAGCCTCCACTAAAGTATTGATGTTGTTTACTCCAGACGAGATACCTGTAGATGAGATTGTAAAAGAGATTAACGCTTTCGCGGAAATTAAAAACGTTCATCACATACATGTGTGGCAATTAAATGAAGATGAAATACATTTTGAAGCACATATCGATTTTGAAAACGATATAACTTTATCAGAGTTTGATAGTATTTTACATAAGGTTGAAGACTTATTATATGATAAATTTGAAATTAATCACGTTAATATCCAACCAGAGTATGATAAGGATGATGCTAAGGATGTGATTGTTCAAGACTAA